A window of Thermococcus aggregans contains these coding sequences:
- a CDS encoding geranylgeranyl reductase family protein — protein sequence MKYDVAIIGGGPVGNYLADLLAGEFNIALIEAKTSFGGKACTGIIGAESYEKLNLPREAILNEFTGAVFYSRIQSFEIKRKTPQAYIVDRKVLEKSLAERAIKKGAEYYMGTKFLGFKNGKALVQRFNERFEIEADFYVGADGVSSKVAQEIGAKTEAEFLSGYEVEVVGEFPRKDFVEVWVNKDINDEFFMWVAPVNESLARIGTFGSYDVLMRFLRLKLLNETKIIEIKAGNVGLGFRKPWVKGNVALLGDAALQIKPLTAGGIVYGMLCAHALRHAIRKNDLSIYEKLCGDIKKQIAFGLRVRRLFKALDQEKIEKLFEILSSKEAIDVIENYADFDDHRKTITALVKQPRLLAKALRITPMLLRYLV from the coding sequence ATGAAGTATGATGTTGCGATAATAGGTGGAGGCCCGGTGGGAAATTATCTTGCAGATCTTCTCGCGGGCGAGTTTAATATTGCATTAATTGAAGCAAAGACCTCTTTTGGGGGTAAGGCGTGTACCGGAATAATTGGAGCAGAAAGCTATGAAAAGCTCAATCTTCCCAGAGAGGCCATTCTTAACGAGTTCACCGGGGCAGTATTTTATTCCCGAATCCAGAGCTTTGAGATAAAAAGAAAAACACCGCAAGCTTATATTGTTGATAGAAAAGTCCTCGAAAAATCCCTCGCAGAGAGGGCAATTAAAAAAGGTGCCGAATACTACATGGGGACTAAGTTTCTGGGGTTTAAAAACGGGAAAGCCCTTGTGCAGAGGTTTAACGAGAGATTTGAGATAGAAGCAGATTTCTACGTAGGGGCTGATGGGGTGTCAAGCAAAGTTGCCCAAGAAATTGGGGCAAAAACGGAAGCGGAGTTTCTAAGCGGTTATGAAGTTGAAGTGGTGGGAGAGTTCCCGAGAAAAGACTTCGTTGAAGTGTGGGTAAATAAAGACATCAACGATGAGTTCTTTATGTGGGTTGCTCCGGTGAATGAATCCCTCGCAAGGATAGGGACTTTTGGGAGCTACGATGTTCTCATGAGGTTTCTGAGATTGAAGCTTCTCAATGAAACGAAGATAATTGAGATAAAAGCTGGAAACGTAGGTCTTGGGTTTAGAAAGCCGTGGGTAAAGGGAAACGTTGCACTCCTCGGAGATGCCGCTTTGCAAATAAAGCCCTTAACAGCCGGTGGTATCGTCTATGGAATGCTCTGTGCTCATGCACTTAGGCACGCTATAAGAAAGAACGACCTGAGCATTTACGAAAAACTCTGTGGAGATATAAAGAAGCAGATAGCCTTTGGGCTGAGGGTTAGAAGGCTCTTCAAAGCCCTTGACCAGGAAAAGATAGAGAAACTTTTTGAGATACTCTCAAGCAAGGAAGCAATAGACGTGATAGAGAATTACGCTGATTTCGACGACCATAGAAAAACGATAACTGCTCTTGTGAAGCAACCACGACTGCTTGCGAAAGCCTTGAGAATTACTCCAATGCTGTTAAGGTACTTGGTGTGA